The Nitrospira sp. genome segment ACTTGCGTTCCAGTTTTCGGTCCCTCCGCCGGCCACATAGCGACTCCCAATCACCATTGGCGCGTTCATTGTAAGTTGGGAGGATAATCACAACCGATTGTTTGAAATCGAACGGTGAGGCGGGGACGGGCTGTTTACCTGCCGCCGATTGGGAATGCTCAAGATGCAGGTTTCCCGTATCATATCGGCTGATAGCAATGCGCGCACTGTCGGCGCCTCGGGCGATCAATTCCTCGGCAAGCTCGAAGTCCGAGACGGCGTATGCTTCATCTGGGCTTAGCTCTTTGAGAGGAAGGACACAGTTGTTCTCGCTGACGGGACAGTAGCGTACGGCAGGTGCTGAAGTCTTCTCTCCCGATAATGGCAGCGAGAGTGATTCGCCAGGTGGGCATGGGAGTCCTCATGGAACCAGATCCGGAGACGGGCGGCATTGTAAACGACGATGGATACCCGTGCAAGCCGAAGTCTACCCGGCTGTCCGTGCCCACTTACGTGCTTTTTGACAGCGCGGGAACGGCTATGCTACAGTCCGCGAACTGGTGATATTCCAGGTCGTTCTCTCCTTATTTTCTTAAGGAACACTGTTATGGGTGGGACACAGGCGCACGTGGTAATCGTGGCGGGAGCGGGACCGGCCGGACTGGCTGTTGCCAGTGCGCTTTCGAAGGTCGGTCACGAAATCATTATTCTCAATCGCGATATCAAATTCGGCGGGTTGGCTGAATACGGGATATTCCCTTCTAAACTGAAACTTCGTGGTGGGCTCAAGAAACAGTACTGGGAACTTCTTCAGCAGAAAAACGTTCATTATTTTGGGAATGTCTCCATCGGGAACGGAAAGGACCTCACGGTCGAAGATGTGCGCGGGCTGGGTGCAAGCGCGATTGTCTTTACGATCGGTGCGCAGGGAACCAAGGCCATTGGCGTCGAGGGGGACTCGGCGCAAGGCGTCTTTCACGCAAAAGATGTGGTCTATCACTTCAATCGTTTACCGGGGTTTGGCGACCGCCCATTTGAAATGGGGAAACATGCCGCAGTGATCGGGGCGGGAGATGTGATGGTGGATATTGCCCACTGGTTGATCCGCTACAAGAAGGTTGAGAGGGTCACGGCAATTGTCAGGCGGGGACCAGTGGAACGTAAGTACAATCCAAAGGAGATTCGCAGTATCTGTGCCAATATGGACGTCGAGGGAATCAAAGCGGAGTTTGAGCGCATCAAGGACCGTCTCGCCAAGGTCGGCCAGAATCCCGATGAAGTCTTGAAGGCATTCACCGACGAATTTACCAAATGTGAGCCGAAGGTGACCGAGACGAAGATGGGGTTTCGGTTCCTCGCGTCGCCGAAGCGTATTCTGGTCGACGGCGATAATCGGGTTCGCGGACTTGAAATGGAGGACAACCGGCTCGACCCTAAAGGTCAAGATACCGTTGCCGTGGGCTTGAAGCAGCACTATGAATTTCCCTGTGATGCGGTTGTTTTTGCCGTCGGCGACAAGGTGGATGAGACGGTCGGGTTACCCTATAAGAACGGTATGTTCTCCACGAACCCGAATAAGACCGGTAATGATCCCGATGATGCGCTCTTTCAGGCTTACGATGAATCTACAGGCCAGGTGATGGAGGGCGTGTTTTTGGCCGGTTGGGCTCGGAAAGCCAGTGAGGGCCTTGTCGGCGTCGCGAAGCGTGACGGTGATTGGTGTGCCGAAGTCGTCGAGCGCTATCTGATGACCAAGAGCGGCAAAGACGCCAAGATTGTCCTTGCTCACTTGCACTCGCTTCTCGGAAAGCGGCAAAGTCGTCCGGTCGATGTGAATGGCTTACGGGCACTCGATGTGGCGGAACGCTCGTTCGCTGGGAAAGCCGACTGCATCGGAGAGTTCAAATTTTCAGCAAATCAGGACATGCTCAAATACATTGAGCAAGCGAGAGCATACACTAGTTGAAGGGCAACGTCTTCAGCCATGACCCCATTTCAGTTTTTCCCGCAACACTTCATAATAGTGGCTTTCTGGGAATCTGATCAATCTCGTCCGATAGTCTGAAGCCCGGATCACTGCCGTATCGCTCTGTGTCATGGCAACGCCGACTTGCCCATCAAGTGTGGCCATCGATCCCTCATCCTTACTTGTCAACGTCACTTCAATGACGACATCGCCTTGTACGATCAACGGGCGATGCGTCAAGGTGTGCGGACAGATAGGGGTCAAGATGAGCGCCTGGAGGGCGGGGTTCATGATGGGACCTCCAGCAGAGAGGGAGTAGGCGGTAGAGCCTGTCGGTGTTCCGATGATCAGGCCGTCACCTCGTAGATTTGTCACGAATTGGCCCCCTATGGCGATCTGTAGCTCGATCATACGAGCGAGGGTGCCTTTACTGATGACGACATCATTGAGTACGATTCCTCGCGCAACTGTTTCTCCGTGACGATGCACATGCGTCGCTAACATGAGTCGTTCATCGAGAGTGTAGTCGTTGGTGAACACACGTTCCAGCGAAGGATAGAGGTTGTCCAGCCGCACCTCGGTTAAGAATCCGAGCCCGCCCATGTTGACCCCTAGGATTGGAATACTCCGTTCTGCTGCTAGTCGTGCTGCACTCAGAATGGTTCCGTCGCCGCCCAGCACCAACAGCACATCGGCTTTTTCGGCGAGCTGAGTTTTCTGAATTCCGCCCGGTTCGTTCAGTAACGTGGCAGACGTTGTATCGAGAAAGACATTGATACTGCGGTCTCGGAGCCACGCAACGACCCCGAGCAACGTGGCTTTGACTTCGGGGAACTTGGGTTTGGTGAGAATCCCGATACTTTTACTTTTCATGGATCGCGTGTGCGTGAACGGGGCAAAAAGGAGCGTGATTGTATCGGGACGCTTCTTTTTATGTCAACGCACGGCTGATCGCATTCATGGGTGTGTCATGCAGAAAGCAAAGAAACAGCGAGCGATGTTTACCGTACGTATCACGCCGTTTTGTTATCCGCTCAACCTTGACTCTCAACAGTACTGTGGTTAGAATTAGGCCAAGGTTTTTCAACGGTTTTGCTCGAACGCGGCCAGGATTCGTCGTCACGAGTAAGGAGGCAGGATGTTCGAACGATTCACGGACAAAGGTCGAAAGATCATCATTCTCGCGCGCGAGGAAGCCGAGCGACACCAGAACGACTATCTAGGGACTGAACATCTTGTCTTGGCCATACTTCGCGAGTCCGACGGCATTGCTCTCATGATTTTGAAAAAGATGGGGCTTTCTACGGAGCAGATCAGGTTAGAAATCGAGCGAAATCTGCCTGGAGGAGGGACCACCATGACGTTCGGGGAGATTCCCTTTAGTCCACGCGTCAAGAAGGTCATTGAATACGGCGTCGAAGAAGCCCGCCTGCTGGGCCACAATCACATCGGCAGCGAGCATCTTCTTCTCGGCCTTCTTCGTGAAGAAGAAGGGATAGGTGGAAAGATTCTTCGTAGTTTGGGCGCAAATCTGTTGACCGCACGGCAGTTAACTGTGACGTTTCTGCGCAAATCGGCTCCGCGAGAGCGGGATAGGAAAAGCAATACTCCAGCTCTCGATGA includes the following:
- a CDS encoding FAD-dependent oxidoreductase, which gives rise to MGGTQAHVVIVAGAGPAGLAVASALSKVGHEIIILNRDIKFGGLAEYGIFPSKLKLRGGLKKQYWELLQQKNVHYFGNVSIGNGKDLTVEDVRGLGASAIVFTIGAQGTKAIGVEGDSAQGVFHAKDVVYHFNRLPGFGDRPFEMGKHAAVIGAGDVMVDIAHWLIRYKKVERVTAIVRRGPVERKYNPKEIRSICANMDVEGIKAEFERIKDRLAKVGQNPDEVLKAFTDEFTKCEPKVTETKMGFRFLASPKRILVDGDNRVRGLEMEDNRLDPKGQDTVAVGLKQHYEFPCDAVVFAVGDKVDETVGLPYKNGMFSTNPNKTGNDPDDALFQAYDESTGQVMEGVFLAGWARKASEGLVGVAKRDGDWCAEVVERYLMTKSGKDAKIVLAHLHSLLGKRQSRPVDVNGLRALDVAERSFAGKADCIGEFKFSANQDMLKYIEQARAYTS
- a CDS encoding NAD(+)/NADH kinase, with translation MKSKSIGILTKPKFPEVKATLLGVVAWLRDRSINVFLDTTSATLLNEPGGIQKTQLAEKADVLLVLGGDGTILSAARLAAERSIPILGVNMGGLGFLTEVRLDNLYPSLERVFTNDYTLDERLMLATHVHRHGETVARGIVLNDVVISKGTLARMIELQIAIGGQFVTNLRGDGLIIGTPTGSTAYSLSAGGPIMNPALQALILTPICPHTLTHRPLIVQGDVVIEVTLTSKDEGSMATLDGQVGVAMTQSDTAVIRASDYRTRLIRFPESHYYEVLREKLKWGHG